In the genome of Pangasianodon hypophthalmus isolate fPanHyp1 chromosome 23, fPanHyp1.pri, whole genome shotgun sequence, one region contains:
- the zgc:91910 gene encoding zinc finger protein 706-like, whose amino-acid sequence MARGQQKIQSQQKNAKKAAEKKKSQGADQKTAAKAALVHTCPVCRTQMPDPKTFKQHFESKHPKSPMPPELVDVQA is encoded by the exons ATGGCTCGTGGGCAGCAGAAGATTCAGTCGCAGCAGAAGAACGCCAAAAAGGCAGCAGAGAAGAAAAAGTCACAGGGAGCAGATCAGAAAACAGCTGCCAAAGCAGCACTCGTCCACACATGTCCTGTCTGCAGG ACACAGATGCCAGACCCCAAGACTTTCAAGCAGCATTTTGAGAGTAAACACCCCAAGTCTCCTATGCCCCCTGAGCTGGTAGATGTGCAGGCATAA
- the bmp8a gene encoding bone morphogenetic protein 8A, giving the protein MDDQTIIQDSVVAGSWALLVHYVSPHHGRRRTASCGNRIAGGRWLSILTIILPLCMFVCVCGQMEGMVHSSFRRLSGREKKEMQKEILSILGLPGRPRPHPPLRPPSSAPLFMLDLYHAVSAEGDEGPGVGFIPESVSHPALPTLSTHAAPLGTVVSEADTVMSFVNLVEHERDLLQPRPYWKEFRFDLTPLPQGETVTAAEFRIYKTLTMGQRANRTLHISVYEIQREKRYREPELVLLDMQSVPAGQEGWLAFDVTTASNHWLLQPRSNLGIRLYVETEDDRSLSAGWVGLVGRRGPRSKQPFMVTFFRASQAPCRPPRALRHNTQRRKKHKNDLPHPNRPGLFDQAPVSNGRQACKKHELYVSFSDLGWKDWVLAPPGYSAYYCDGECDYPLGSCMNATNHALIQLVVHLIKPDEVPKACCAPTKLSPISVLFYDDNNNVILKKHRNMVVKTCGCL; this is encoded by the exons ATGGATGACCAGACTATTATCCAGGACAGTGTAGTTGCAGGAAGTTGGGCGCTCCTGGTCCACTATGTGTCCCCACACCATGGCAGAAGGAGGACTGCTAGTTGTGGGAACAGAATCGCAGGTGGAAGGTGGCTCTCAATCTTGACCATCATTCTCCCTctatgcatgtttgtgtgtgtctgtgggcaaATGGAGGGGATGGTGCACTCGAGCTTCCGCAGGCTAAGTGGCCGTGAGAAGAAGGAGATGCAAAAGGAGATTTTGTCCATCCTGGGACTCCCAGGACGGCCTCGTCCACACCCGCCTCTGCGTCCTCCTTCATCTGCTCCACTCTTCATGCTGGACCTGTACCATGCTGTGTCAGCCGAGGGAGACGAAGGCCCAGGTGTGGGCTTCATCCCTGAAAGTGTCAGTCATCCTGCATTGCCTACCCTAAGCACACACGCAGCACCACTTGGCACAGTGGTCAGTGAGGCAGACACCGTCATGAGCTTTGTCAACCTGG TGGAGCATGAGAGAGATCTACTCCAGCCTCGGCCCTACTGGAAGGAGTTTCGTTTTGATCTGACGCCGCTTCCTCAAGGAGAGACAGTCACTGCTGCAGAGTTCCGCATCTATAAAACCCTGACTATGGGTCAGAGAGCTAACCGTACCCTCCATATCTCCGTCTATGAGAtccagagggaaaaaagataCAG GGAACCTGAGCTAGTATTGCTGGACATGCAATCAGTTCCAGCAGGGCAGGAGGGCTGGCTGGCCTTCGATGTAACAACTGCCAGCAACCACTGGCTCCTGCAACCACGAAGCAACCTGGGCATCCGACTGTATGTGGAAACGGAGGATG aCCGCTCATTATCCGCTGGCTGGGTGGGTTTGGTGGGCCGCAGAGGACCGCGTTCCAAACAGCCTTTCATGGTGACATTCTTCAGAGCAAGCCAGGCCCCCTGCCGCCCACCTCGCGCTCTCAGACACAACACACAGCgcaggaaaaaacacaaaaatgatctGCCTCACCCAAACAGACCAGGTTTATTTG accAAGCTCCTGTGAGTAATGGGCGACAAGCATGTAAGAAGCATGAGTTATATGTCAGCTTCAGTGACCTGGGTTGGAAG gatTGGGTTTTGGCTCCTCCAGGTTACTCGGCATATTACTGCGACGGGGAATGTGACTATCCTCTTGGTTCCTGTATGAATGCTACTAATCATGCCTTGATCCAGCTTGTG GTTCACCTTATAAAACCTGACGAGGTCCCCAAGGCCTGCTGTGCACCAACCAAACTCAGCCCCATCTCTGTGCTATTCTACGATGACAACAACAACGTCATACTCAAGAAACATCGAAACATGGTGGTTAAGACTTGTGGCTGCCTATAA